The following coding sequences lie in one Sphingomonas sp. M1-B02 genomic window:
- the acnA gene encoding aconitate hydratase AcnA has product MTAIGKDSLGTRDTLTVGTATYSYYSLPKAAKKLGDISRLPFSMKVLLENMLRFEDGKTVTKDDAQAIVDWQKDARSNREIQYRPARVLMQDFTGVPCVVDLAAMRDAITKLGGDAAKINPQVPVHLVIDHSVMVDEFGTPQSFGQNVELEYERNLERYEFLKWGSKALDNFQVVPPGTGICHQVNLEYIAKSVWSSQAPDGSMIAYPDTLVGTDSHTTMVNGLGVLGWGVGGIEAEAAMLGQPVSMLIPEVVGFKLTGSLAEGITATDLVLTVTQMLRAKGVVGRFVEFYGPGLGAMTLADRATIANMAPEYGATCGFFPIDDKTMDYMRLTGRPDETIALVEAYAKAQGMWYDASLADPIFTDSLELDMSSVKPSLAGPKRPQDRVSLDVVDEVFNADLSKVYHKDGAVRVPVEGAEHDIGDGDVVIAAITSCTNTSNPSVLIAAGLVARKARALGLNRKPWVKTSLAPGSQVVTDYLNKAGLSEDLDAIGFNLVGYGCTTCIGNSGPLAEPISAAINSGDIVAASVLSGNRNFEGRVSPDVRANFLASPPLVVAYALKGTVTQDMYETPIGEGTNGPVYLKDIWPSNSEIASLMAANIDDQMFRARYGNVYQGDAHWSAITVEGSDTYNWRAGSTYIANPPYFEGMSMTPAPVQDIIDAKPLAILGDSITTDHISPAGSIKADSPAGSYLQDHQVNRKDFNSYGARRGNHEIMMRGTFANIRIKNEMVPGVEGGMTRFAGQVMPIYDAAMRHKRDGTPLVVIAGKEYGTGSSRDWAAKGTNLLGVRAVITESFERIHRSNLVGMGVLPLQFAEGCTRETLKLKGSDLYTIKDVASIRPRQDVEVTLTREDGSVETFMTRCRIDTVNELEYFLHGGILQYVLRNLAA; this is encoded by the coding sequence ATGACCGCCATCGGCAAGGACAGCCTCGGAACGCGTGACACGCTCACCGTCGGCACCGCCACCTACAGCTATTATTCGCTGCCCAAGGCCGCGAAGAAGCTCGGCGACATCAGCCGCCTGCCCTTCTCGATGAAGGTGCTGCTCGAGAATATGCTCCGCTTCGAAGACGGCAAGACGGTCACTAAGGACGATGCCCAGGCGATCGTCGACTGGCAGAAGGACGCGCGTTCGAACCGCGAGATCCAGTATCGCCCGGCGCGCGTACTGATGCAGGATTTCACCGGCGTGCCCTGCGTGGTCGATCTGGCGGCGATGCGCGATGCGATCACCAAACTCGGCGGCGACGCGGCCAAGATCAATCCGCAGGTTCCTGTCCATCTCGTCATCGATCACTCGGTGATGGTCGATGAGTTCGGAACCCCGCAATCGTTCGGCCAGAATGTCGAGCTCGAATATGAGCGCAATCTCGAGCGCTACGAATTCCTGAAGTGGGGCTCGAAGGCGCTCGACAATTTCCAGGTCGTCCCCCCCGGCACCGGCATCTGCCACCAGGTGAACCTCGAATATATCGCGAAGTCGGTCTGGTCGTCGCAGGCGCCCGACGGCAGCATGATCGCCTACCCGGACACGCTGGTCGGCACCGATAGCCACACCACGATGGTCAATGGCCTGGGCGTGCTCGGCTGGGGCGTCGGCGGGATCGAGGCGGAAGCGGCGATGCTCGGCCAGCCGGTCTCGATGCTGATCCCCGAAGTCGTCGGTTTCAAGCTTACCGGCTCGCTGGCCGAGGGCATCACCGCCACCGATCTCGTCCTCACCGTCACCCAGATGCTGCGCGCGAAGGGCGTCGTCGGCCGCTTCGTCGAATTTTACGGCCCCGGCCTGGGCGCGATGACGCTCGCCGATCGCGCGACGATCGCCAACATGGCGCCCGAATATGGCGCGACCTGCGGCTTCTTCCCGATCGACGACAAGACGATGGATTATATGCGGCTCACCGGCCGCCCCGACGAGACGATCGCCTTGGTCGAGGCCTACGCCAAGGCGCAGGGCATGTGGTATGATGCCTCGCTCGCCGATCCGATCTTCACCGACAGCCTCGAGCTCGACATGTCGAGCGTCAAGCCCAGCCTCGCCGGCCCCAAGCGCCCGCAGGATCGCGTCAGCCTCGACGTGGTCGACGAAGTGTTCAATGCCGATCTGAGCAAGGTCTATCACAAGGATGGCGCGGTTCGCGTGCCGGTCGAGGGCGCCGAGCATGACATCGGCGACGGCGACGTCGTGATCGCCGCGATCACCAGCTGCACCAACACGTCGAACCCCTCGGTGCTGATCGCCGCCGGCCTCGTCGCGCGGAAAGCGCGCGCGCTGGGGCTGAACCGCAAGCCCTGGGTCAAGACTTCGCTTGCCCCCGGCAGCCAGGTCGTCACCGACTATCTCAACAAGGCGGGCCTGAGCGAGGATCTCGACGCGATCGGCTTCAACCTGGTCGGCTATGGCTGCACCACCTGCATCGGCAATTCGGGTCCGCTCGCCGAGCCGATCAGCGCCGCGATCAATTCGGGCGACATCGTCGCCGCCTCGGTCCTCTCGGGCAACCGCAACTTCGAGGGTCGCGTCTCGCCCGACGTGCGCGCCAACTTCCTCGCCTCGCCCCCGCTTGTCGTCGCTTATGCGCTGAAGGGCACCGTGACGCAGGACATGTATGAGACCCCGATCGGCGAAGGCACCAACGGCCCGGTCTACCTCAAGGACATCTGGCCCTCGAACAGCGAGATCGCTTCGCTGATGGCCGCCAATATCGATGATCAGATGTTCCGCGCCCGCTATGGCAACGTCTATCAGGGCGACGCGCATTGGAGCGCGATCACCGTCGAGGGTTCGGACACCTATAACTGGCGCGCCGGCTCGACCTACATCGCCAACCCGCCTTATTTCGAAGGCATGTCGATGACCCCGGCCCCGGTGCAGGACATCATCGACGCCAAGCCGCTCGCGATCCTCGGCGATTCGATCACCACCGATCACATCTCGCCCGCAGGCAGCATCAAGGCCGATTCACCGGCCGGCAGCTACCTCCAGGACCATCAGGTCAACCGGAAGGACTTCAACAGCTACGGCGCGCGCCGCGGCAACCATGAGATCATGATGCGCGGCACCTTCGCCAACATCCGCATCAAGAACGAGATGGTCCCCGGCGTCGAAGGCGGCATGACGCGCTTCGCCGGCCAGGTTATGCCGATCTACGACGCGGCGATGCGCCACAAGCGCGACGGCACCCCGCTCGTCGTGATCGCCGGCAAGGAATATGGCACCGGCTCGAGCCGCGACTGGGCGGCCAAGGGCACCAACCTGCTCGGCGTCCGCGCCGTCATCACCGAGAGCTTCGAGCGCATCCACCGCTCGAACCTGGTTGGCATGGGCGTCCTGCCGCTCCAGTTCGCCGAGGGCTGCACCCGCGAGACGCTCAAGCTAAAGGGCAGCGATCTCTACACGATCAAGGACGTGGCGAGCATCCGCCCGCGCCAGGACGTCGAAGTGACGCTGACGCGCGAGGACGGCTCGGTCGAGACCTTCATGACGCGGTGCCGGATCGATACCGTCAACGAGCTGGAATATTTCCTGCACGGCGGGATTTTGCAGTACGTGCTGCGAAACTTGGCGGCTTAG
- a CDS encoding superoxide dismutase family protein has product MAVSAAASLVLAIGGCTSPEKNARYMAGNFRAQAALKTVDGKDAGTAIAEEIDGSLRVMVEARGLPKGPHGTHVHAVGKCEAPGFTTAGPHWNPTGHQHGKENPAGPHAGDMPNLNVGDDGNDRTIFTLPGGTFAGLLDQDGAALVIHADADDYKTDPSGNSGGRIACGVFQAM; this is encoded by the coding sequence GTGGCAGTATCCGCGGCGGCTTCGTTGGTGCTGGCGATCGGCGGCTGCACCAGCCCCGAGAAGAATGCCCGCTACATGGCAGGGAATTTCCGCGCCCAGGCGGCGCTGAAGACCGTGGATGGCAAGGACGCCGGCACCGCGATCGCCGAGGAGATTGACGGTTCGCTGCGCGTGATGGTCGAGGCGCGCGGACTGCCCAAGGGGCCGCACGGCACGCATGTCCACGCGGTCGGCAAGTGCGAGGCGCCGGGCTTCACCACCGCCGGGCCGCACTGGAACCCGACCGGGCATCAGCACGGCAAGGAAAACCCCGCCGGCCCGCATGCCGGCGACATGCCCAACCTCAACGTCGGCGACGATGGCAATGATCGCACGATCTTCACGCTGCCGGGCGGAACCTTCGCCGGGCTGCTCGACCAGGACGGCGCAGCGCTGGTGATCCATGCCGACGCGGACGATTACAAGACGGATCCCTCGGGCAATTCGGGCGGACGGATCGCCTGCGGCGTTTTCCAGGCGATGTGA